TCAAAGGGAGGAAGATGAGTCACCAGTTGGCAAATTGagttttaggggcaaaatagacaTTTCACATAGGAAGAAAATGTGAAGGGGACACAAGGTTGCGTTCTTGGAAACTTGAAACTTATCTCAGTATTTTGTAgctttttgtcgtaatttttagaattaattgtttgtctcgacgagatgaatcggaaaatataaaaatatgggctaatgttgaaaaaattcaaataagatggCATTTAGACAATAAGATAGCTGTTTAATagtacttttttcgtctttagttaacttttttttttttttgcttttggtcataattttatagttTTTAGACTTCTCGGATACTTAATCCAAAAATATCACCCAAATCtaaaaaaaacttagaaaaacaaacaaaacacacaaaacgaaccGTTTTTATAGAGAAAAACGTGCTTTCACATATTCTTAACCCGAAATGGGTGAGAATAGGAGCAACTCATTTTGTAAGCTTAATTCTTTGACCAATCCTAAGAACAATAAGCTCAATTAAATATCGTTAAATACTTAGACAATCATCCAATTCTTGGTCTAAAATTCTTTATTCGATTAACTTCGGTGCGAGATTGAGATTGTCTTTTGCAAGAATCATGTAAAAATCAAGCCCTACAAAATGAAATGCTCTGATAATTAAAGTAGAACCATTTGCGTGCCTCACATAAGGTTGAGTAATGTCATCCACTTTCTGACTGGTTGAACAGAATTTGGCAACACTATTGTCTTCTTCCCAACAGAAGTGGAACTTTTTGCCCACAAGCCTAGCAAATTATGGCCCAGTTCGTACTTTGCTGACAATTGCAAATGGAGTGATGGGCACCATGTGCTCTCGTGTATCGGGTTGGGTTAAAAACCTTACTAACTACAATTGACAATATTGACTTTCGCCGAACAAACAAAAGAACAGCCAACACAATTCTCTCGTATAAAAGGTCGTTACATAATACTATGATGCAGTCATTATCTGCATGTGTAGCCGATAATTACAACTATACATGTTCAGAATGTAACCCAAGTTGGCTCTAAAGTGTTGTCCTCAGAAACTGTACAACGAAATATAGAACTGCCACGAATAGTGCAATTTGGTAGGCATCTCTTTGGAAACTGTCGTCCCTTTGAAAGAACTGCATGTAAATCACCAAGAAGAGAACACAACCCCATCAGTCAACGGTACAATTTAGGAACTCCTCAGCCCAAGATCACCCGTACCCAAAATCTCCTTCACCTCCCTTCCGGTGCTTCCACAACCGTTGGATCATGTAagaatttcgttaaaaaatccGAGTTACTATGGATACACCGGAAAAAGGGGTTGTGGGAATTTTGGGTACATCAGTACATGTAAGTTGTAACCTTGTGCCACAGATGCGTAAGAATTACTGCATGAAGGGTAGAGTGGGAAATAAATAAACCGATAACTAAAGAGAGCTTCTAAAGAAGAACTCACCTTCATTGGATCACCAGAAGGGTCTGGGTAAATCTCTAAGTTCTCTTTTGGTGCCGAAAACCGGCTGGTAATGTCCTTAACAAAGTCGGATACATCTTTCCCAGACTCGATCGTAGCGAAAAGACGGCGCGACGTCCAGAAATAAGCCTGAGCTATGGGTGATGAAGCTGATAAATCCCAAAACTCCTCGTGCTCGATCACTTGTCCACTGATCTGGTTCAGAGTAAACTGTGAAGCAACTTTAATAATCAAGTCTCCTCCTATACCAGCAGGTAAAGATTTAGGCTTCCCTTTTATCGTCCACTTAATACTCAGCACACTGGTTGACAACATCACCATTTCTTGCACAGTCTacaacaaagaaaatgggatAAAGATccacaagggaaaaaaacaagCGAAAATTGGAAGATAAGTGCACAGCAAACGTATATGTTGCTATCTTTCAAGGTGTCCTACAGGGGTTAGTAACCAGGACAACTAACaaatttctcattttatttttatgaagcCTTCAGGACCAAACTCATTCGTAGATATAAGTTGATTTACCAATTTTAACTCTATTAAGTATTGTACTAAAAAGCATCAGGTTGTAAACCATTCATCACCTCTCATGTATTGAAAGCACGATGATCAGTTAGTCGTTTATAGTTTCATATGCATAGACATTGAGCTAACTGACACGCATGTGCAATTTTGTGGAGGCAATAAGTGTGTACCTTTTTCATCGAACTTTCTATTTTGAAAGGCATTTACCTGAGGTCAACATAAAATCTAGCAAGCCAATCTCCAAGAGATGAATCTAAGACCTTCAATGGAGGTTTGAGGTCGGTCTCAATCCATCAACCTTTTCATTTGGAAGACATTTTGGGTACCTATAGCCTAAGCCCAAAGAGCCTGTAGTGGCCAGAGGATTTCAAATTCAAACCATTCTGGTCGACTGAGATTTCCGATTTTGTTAACCATGAAAAGTTGGTCAACCAGCCAAGCATTCTAGTCTTCAGGTAGTAGACAGGAGATAACACCACTCACCCAAGTTTTTGGGTAGGGTCGTCCACCTTAAAAGACAACAGATCGGTCAACAAAGAAACTGGTTTGTTCAACTAACAAGACGTTCAGAATATATTTTCCAGAACATGGATCTACCTGCTAGTTGACCAAGCAAATACACTCTATGATACTTGTAACTATCTTTGTTCTGCTTCCGAGGTCCATATATTGTCTAAGTGATCCCAGACAAGTgtaggaaaaaaatggaaagggGATTTGAAGTGTCAGCGGAGAGGAGTACACACCTATGCTGTAAGAAGTCAAACAGTGAGAAAGGGCCAGAGGAGAAACTCTCAACCCAAAGGCTCAAGTACAAGAGCTTTGAGAGAATGAGTGAACAAATGCGTAATGCAAGGGCAGGGTACGCATCATTTTCATTACGGACAGTAATGGGGTTTGTTCCTAATGTAGGACAGATTTGGAGTACGGTTAAGGACGCTCAAACACAAAGAAAAGGGGATGTTTTGGGTCTGTGAACAGTGTACGTGAACAATAGATAGATGAAAGAGTTCTAGGCCTCACACCTAGACAACCttaggcatcacacctagggCCTCTTTATCATCACaaccaaagaaaaaggattGCATCACAGAACCTTGAAAGCTTAAAGCTGCAGGATTTTGTACATATTCAATCATTCATTGATACTCTTGAAGTTGCATCAATTTATAGACTCCACAAGTAGTGTTAGATGCAAATGACCATTCCTCTTTCCAAAGGCCTTGAACAAAGCATAACCTATCAATGACTTCAAAGGCTATTCTTATTACCTGGAGGTCTAGAACAATGAATGAATAGGACATCGACTAAATGCAACTAATAAAACCATGTGGTTAATGTATGTAGGTGCAAATTTATGTAAATAAGTAGATCCATTCAACGAACAATGGAATATATACCATGACTTCCAACCTTGGGAAAATACAAAATACCCATGGTCTTCATTATGGATTGCATCAGTTCCATCAGCGTTTTTTTCTAGGTGTGCGCGCATCAATACAAAATCCTCAATATAGTGGTTATATCTCTCAGTGGACTGGCCCAGGGCAGTTGTGCTATGGTGGCACAACCCCAAGCATCTGCTTCCTTTCTCGGCACCAAGCCACAAGACCTCAGACTCCCGTGGTACTGCATGGCATGCCTAAGCCCAGCCTTAGTTTTTTTAATGTCACAGTACAGGATTGCGTTGTGGTGGTTTGGTCATTCCCATCCCTTCTTAGAATCAGCTTGTCTCTACGGTGCTTGGTACACGCAGATCTCAATAGATGGCCCCTATCAAACATGTAGTCTACGTTAGGGTGCTGTGTCAAGGACACGTGGCAGCATTGATGAGGTACCTCCAACGAGTAAGCCACTTCTAAGTGATTTGTGTTGAAGGCAAGCTTCATGAACCACTTCCTGAGCAGTAGTCGTGATGAAAGTTCTGAGGTTCACAAGGGCATCACCATCTTCAAGGGTGTGGTTAACTCAACCAACTGGCTTCCCCATGTGGGACATACTTCAATTATTACAACACTCACAGTAACTTCACCTAAGATGATTGCATCACAGTCATCAAATTCCCAACCTATGCTGGTCATTGCGCTAATACAACTTCCTTTTATTACAGACTCGATTCAAGGTTTTTAGTAGGGATGCAGCGGGTAAAACTTCACCCTAAAATGCCCAAATTGGTTTCCCTTGGGGAGTTGGATTAGAAAGATAGATATAGAGACTAGTCAAACACATGCTTCGATATCATTTCAAGACTTGTAAATAGTAATTTTACTAGGTGATCCAGGTCAAATAGAACAGAGCAAAGCAGTCGTAACTAATAACTTCAAAATAAAAGCATTTTCTTTTGTAACATTCTGATCAAGGGatggaagtgagagagagaaagaccaAACGCATAGAAAGGTAAACAAACCACTACAGAATAGAATCCTCACCACAGTTGGCCTCTCTAGGGCATCGGTTATCCAAAGTGGTCTCTTGTACTTCTCACGTCCAGTAAAACTTCTGACAGGATCCTGAAATTGGTGGTGAGGAAAATTTCAACATTCAAACCATTTTCACGTCACTGCTGTCCCTAGTGAGGGGATTTTATCATCAATACTCAATACCAAGCTCTC
The sequence above is drawn from the Rhododendron vialii isolate Sample 1 chromosome 6a, ASM3025357v1 genome and encodes:
- the LOC131330149 gene encoding uncharacterized protein LOC131330149 isoform X2, which gives rise to MVTNDSNRTEVPPGDTIERSEADKIVDGLDFGELCNEFECISSPSVEATARQLARDILELREGNRALGTYAVAVKYKDPVRSFTGREKYKRPLWITDALERPTVTVQEMVMLSTSVLSIKWTIKGKPKSLPAGIGGDLIIKVASQFTLNQISGQVIEHEEFWDLSASSPIAQAYFWTSRRLFATIESGKDVSDFVKDITSRFSAPKENLEIYPDPSGDPMKFFQRDDSFQRDAYQIALFVAVLYFVVQFLRTTL
- the LOC131330149 gene encoding uncharacterized protein LOC131330149 isoform X1, whose amino-acid sequence is MTTSAVAVAVTAASLFTAVRLRPRSTTTGIFLRSDRFHSPSGRRRLPLRVTNDSNRTEVPPGDTIERSEADKIVDGLDFGELCNEFECISSPSVEATARQLARDILELREGNRALGTYAVAVKYKDPVRSFTGREKYKRPLWITDALERPTVTVQEMVMLSTSVLSIKWTIKGKPKSLPAGIGGDLIIKVASQFTLNQISGQVIEHEEFWDLSASSPIAQAYFWTSRRLFATIESGKDVSDFVKDITSRFSAPKENLEIYPDPSGDPMKFFQRDDSFQRDAYQIALFVAVLYFVVQFLRTTL